Genomic window (Streptomyces sp. NBC_00078):
GCGGGTGTAGACCTCGTCCGTCCAGGCGCGCGCCCGGTCCTTCTCGTTCCCCGGTGTGCCGTGGAGGTTGACCATCGTGTGGCCCGTGCTGTGCGGGGCCATCGCGGTGTGCAGGGCCGTCGTCGCTGATTCCACGGCTGCCGCGAACTCGGCGTCGGGCAGGACGCCGACCGTTTCCAGGATGTAGCTGGCGTCGCGGGCGCAGATGGCGTCCTCGATGCCGGCGGGGCGGGAGAGTTCGCCGCCCATGTGGCGCAGCTCGACCAGGAGGAGCGGGAGGCCGGGGACGGCCGGGCCCGCCTGGTTGAGGAACGTCGTGAGGGCGCCCGGGGGCAGCGCCCTGAGAAGGGTGCAGGCTTCGCGGGCGGGGAGCGGGTCCCGCGGGTCCAGGTAGATGCGGTCCATGGCCGCGTACGGCATCACCTCCACGGTGTCGAGGATGACCGGGGCGGCCTCGCGCAGGGGTGCCAGCAGGTGCTCGCCCTCCTGCGGGTCGCCGGTCCAGGCCAGCGCGACGCGGGCCCAGAAGCCGCCGCGCAGGGGCTCGGGGATCTCCGGGAGCGGCGGGAGGCGCAGGAGGGTGTACGCGCTGCACATCTCGGTGGGGAGGGTGGTCGTCCAGTCGGCCCAGGTGCGGAGCACCGCCTCCGCGTGTTCGCCGGAGAAGTAGAGGCCGCCGCCCAGCACCGTGGTGAGCGGGAGCAGGTCGAAGGTCAGCTCGGTGACCACGCCCACGTTGCCCTTGCCGCCGCGCAGGGCCCAGAAGAGGTCGGGTTCGGTGTCGGCGGTCGCCGTGCGCAGGGTGGCGTCGGGGGTGACCACCTGGAAGGAGCGGACCCGGTCGGCCGCGTAGCCGTAGGCCCGGCCGAGGATGGGGAGACCGCCGCCCAGGGTGTAGCCGACGACGCCCGCGTCCGAGGAGGAGCCGTTGAGCGGGGCGAGGCCGTGCGGGGCGGCCGCCTCCAGGACGTGGCGCCACCTCGCGCCGGCGGCGACCGTCGCCGTGCGTTCGGCCGGGTCGATCGTCACGTCCGTCAGGCGGGTGGTGCTGATGAGCAGTCCGCCGTCGATCGGGAAGTTCGCGCCGTGGCCGGTGGCCTGGACGGCGACGGGGGTGTCGGTGGCCGCGGCCCAGCGCATCGCGGTGACGATGTCGTCGGTGCCCCTCGCTCCGACGACGATGTCGGGACGGTGGATGGCGGCCAGGTTGAAGCCGGTGACCTCGGAGACGTAGGCGTCGTCGCCCGGGCGCAGGACGGGCCCGCGGATCTCGGACAGGGCGAACAGGTCCGGAGTGTGGTGGGTGGTGGTCATCTCGTCCTCCGCGGTGCGTGACGGAGGGACGGCGGCGGCGGGTGGCGTCAGGGGCCGTCGGGGTCCTTGTTCGGTCGGTTCTCCCAGGATGAACCCGGGGGGCGAGGGGCGCATGGCGGGTGTCCGGGCGCCGACGGCCCGTCGGCAAAGGTGTCCCTGAGCCGGGCGTAGCGTAGGCGGCATGACGACGTACGGATCCTTTCCCGGCACCCGGCCGCGGCGGCTGCGCACCACTCCCGTCATGCGGCGCATGGTCGCCGAGACTCGGCTGCACCCCGCGGACTTCATCCTCCCGGCGTTCGTGCGCGAGGGCGTGAGCGAGCCCGTGCCGATCGCCGCCATGCCCGGCGTCGTACAGCACACGCGCGACACCCTGAAGAAGGCGGCTGCCGAGGCGGTGGCGGCCGGGATCTCCGGGATCATGCTGTTCGGCGTGCCGGAGGAGGAGAAGAAGGACGCCCTCGGGACGCCGGGGACGGACCCTGACGGGATTCTGCAGGTCGCGATCCGCGACGTGCGGGCCGAGGTGGGCGACGACCTGCTCGTCATGTCCGATCTGTGTCTCGACGAGACGACCGATCACGGGCATTGCGGGGTGCTCGACGCGGAAGGCCGCGTCGACAACGACGCCACCCTTGAGCGGTACGCCGAGATGGCGCAGGTCCAGGCCGACGCGGGCGCCCATGTGGTGGGGCCGAGCGGGATGATGGACGGGCAGATCGGGGTCGTCCGTGACGCGCTCGACCAGATCGGGCGGGAGGATGTCGCGGTCCTCGCCTACACCGCGAAGTACGCGTCCGCCTTCTACGGGCCGTTCCGCGAGGCCGTCGGCTCGTCGCTGAAGGGCGACCGCAAGACGTACCAGCAGGATCCGGCGAACGTCCGCGAGTCCCTGCGGGAGCTGGCGCTCGATCTCGAAGAGGGCGCCGACATGGTGATGGTCAAGCCGGCCGGGCCCTACCTCGACGTCCTGGCGCGTGTCGCCGATGCCGTGGACGTGCCGGTGGCCGCCTACCAGATCTCCGGCGAGTACTCGATGGTCGAGGCCGCCGCCGAGAAGGGCTGGATCGACCGCGACCGGGCGATCCTGGAGACGCTGACCGGCATCAGGCGGGCGGGCGCGCAGAACATCCTGACGTACTGGGCCGTGGAGGCCGCGCAGAAGCTGCAGCGCTGAGTTTTGGCGGGAGCGGCGCTCACGGAGCCGACGGCGAGGGCGTCCGCCCGTGGGCCGAGGGCGAGGTGGGGCTGCTCACGGACGACGGACCCTCGTCGCGCAGGCCCTCGCCGTCCTTGCACGCCGTCAGCACGAGCGCGGCGAGCGCGGCCGTCGCGGCGAGGAGCAGCCGGGCTCGGGTGCGGGTGGGGGATGCGGACATGGCGCGGCCCTCTCGATCGCGAACTGGGGGTCGGGGCACCAGCCTGCGTCGTGAACGGACCGGCTCGCCACACTCCCCGCGCGATTCGGGACGCCGGACCGATGGGATGCCCTCTGACCTGCGGGGACGTCATGTCCCGGAGGTGCGGTCCGGGACGCTTCGCCGGCCCATGGCCTGCTCCGGAGCTGTGAGACCACGGCACGGGCACCATCAAGTTCCGCCGGGAATCGGGTCGTTGACGACCGGGCGCCGACTCCTGGACGACCTCGTCGTTGGCTCGTGAAGACCACTCCGCGGCTCGTGAAGACCACTCCGCGGCTCGTGAAGACCACTCCGCGGCTCGTGAAGACCACCCCGCCCCGCCGCGGGGACGCCGATGTCCGGTGACGCCCTCAGCCAGGATCCCGCCGAGCCGAGAAGGTGGATCGACACCACCAAGGCCCACCCTGTCCGCGTCTACGACGTCTTCCCCGGCGGCAAGGACGTGGCGGTGGGCGGCAAGGACGCGGCGGTCGGCGGCAAGGACTGAGGGAGCGGACGTCCGTATCCAGGCCGGTGTCCGTATCCGCGTCCGCATCGCGGAAACCTGCTTGTAGGCAGCACCTACATCCCTAGGCTGCGGTGCTGAGCCGCCGTCACCGCAGCCGAAGGAGCCGTGCCATGACCGTCGCGCCCGCCCCAGCCCCCGTGCCGTCCCTGGCCGCGCGTGCTTCTTCGATCGGCGGTTCGCCGGTACGGGACATCCTGGCCGTCACGGCCCGCCCCGAGGTGATCAACTTCGCTGGCGGGCTGCCGGCGCCCGAGCTGTTCGACGCGGAGGGAATCGCCCGGGCGTACCGGGCGGTGCTCGCGGAGTCGTCCGCACAGGCTCTGCAGTACTCCACGACGGAGGGCGAGCCGGCGCTGCGGGCCGCGCTCGCCGCGCGCACCTCGGCACGCGGGCTGCCCACGAACCCCGACGACCTCCTCGTCACCACCGGCTCCCAGCAGGCGCTGTCCCTGCTGGCGACGGCCCTGCTGGAGCCCGGGGACGTCGTCCTCGTCGAAAGTCCCTGTTACCTGGCGGCGCTACAGGTCTTCGCGTTCGCGGGCGCGCGGGTGGTGGCCGTGCCCGGAGACGGGGACGGTGTCGATCCCGGCGCGCTGGAGGAACTGGTGGTGCGGGAGCGGCCCAAGCTGCTGTACACCGTGCCGACGTTCCAGAACCCGACCGGCCGCACCATGCCGGCCGGACGGCGGGCGGCCGTGGCGTCGGTGGCCGCGCGCCGGGGACTGTGGATCATCGAGGACGACCCCTACGGCGAGCTCCGCTTCGAGGGCGAGCGGGTGCCGTGGATCGCCTCGTACGAGGAGGCGGCGGACCGGACCGTGCTGCTCGGTTCCTTCTCCAAGGTCATGGCCCCGGGCCTGCGGCTCGGCTGGCTGCGGGCGCCGGGGGAGCTGCGGCGCGCGTGTGTCGTCGCCAAGCAGGCCGCCGACCTGCACACTCCGACCGTCAACCAGCTGGCGGCGACTCGGTACTTGGCGGACAGCGACCTGGACGCGCACGTGGCGCGGGTCGCGGGCGTGTACGGCGAGCGCCGGGACGCCATGCTCGCCGGACTGGCCACGGCGCTTCCCGAGGGCTCGGCCTGGGACCGGCCCGAGGGCGGCATGTTCCTCTGGGCGCGTCTGCCCGAGTCGTACGACACCACCGCGCTGCTGCCCCGGGTGGTGCGGCACGACGTGGCGTACGTCCCGGGCGCGCCCTTCTACGCCGGCGACCCCGACCGCTCGACCCTGCGGCTGTGCTTCGTGACGCAGACACCGGAGGAGATCCGGGAGGGGCTGAGGAGGCTGGGGGAGGGGTTGAGGGAGAGGTTGAGGTAGGAGTTGAGGGAGAGGATGGGCGGCCAGGGCCCGTCGGCCTGGAAGCCGAACCAGAACCCGGCCCGGATCCCGACGAGGATCCCGACCCGTAACGCGGACGATCATGAGGCGTTATCGAGAGCGGAAGAAACGTCACATTCCACACATGGAGGTCTCTCATGCTCGGTACTCTCGTCGGTGGCCTGCTCGCTGCTGTGGTTGCCCTCCTGCACGGGGTTCTCGGCGTCCTCTGAAGGACGTCGGCGCCCTCTGGAAGGACGCAGGAACGTCTCCCGCCCGGAAGAAGCGGCCCGGCACCGCCCAGGACCAAAGGCGGGGGGCGGCTCCTACTGTGGGCGGGGGACGGGATGCGAGGGGTGTGCCTACGGTGGCGGCATGTCCGACACGGCGGAGTTCGACCTTGACGCGTATCTCGGGCGGATCGGCTGGGGAGGAGAGCGGCGGGCCGGTGCGGCGACCCTGCGCGGTGTGCATCTCGCCCACATGAGGGGCATCCCGTTCGAGAACCTGGACGCCCTGCGCCGTACCGCCCCCTCCCTCGACCCCGCGGACCTGACGGCGAAGCTGGTGCACAGCCGGCGCGGGGGCTACTGCTACGAGCAGAACACGCTCTTCGCCGGCGCGCTGGAGGCGCTGGGCTTCGGTGTGACCCGGCTGGCCGCGCGGGTCGTGGTGGGCGCCGACCGCATCGAGAGCCGACCGCGCACCCATATGACGCTGCTGGTCGAAGCACCCGGCGACCCTCAGCCGTATCTGGCCGATGTCGGCTTCGGGGCGATCGGCGCGCTGCTGGAGCCGGTGCCGCTGACGGCCGGACCAGAGTTCCGGGACGCGGAGCGACGGCACCGGCTCGTCCATGTGCCGCACCGGGGGCCGTCGGAGATGTGGGTGCTCGAGGCCTACGACCGGGTCAAGGGCGACTGGGCTCGGCAGTACGCCTTCACCCTGGAGCCCTTTGAGAAGCCCGACTTCGACGTCATCAACTGGCACATCGCCACCAACCCCCGCTCGCCGTTCACCCAGCGGCTCTACGTCGAGAGCGTCACCGCCGAACGCCATCTCCTGCTCCACGGACCTCTGTTGACCGAGACGCGGGCGGACGGAACCGTGCGGGAGCGGGAGTTGGCGGACGAGACAGAGGTGCGGCGGCTGCTGGACGTGGAGTTCGGGATCGAGGCGCCGACCGGGATGACGCTGCTGGTCTGAGGTCCGGGCGGACCGTCAGTCCCACCAGAAGTGCCAGGCCGGCTGGTTGAGGAGCTGGTGCTCGGCGTACGCGGTCAGGGTCGGGTCGCCGCCCTGCCAGATGTTGTCCGGGCAGAACGCGAAGTGCTCGGCGGCCAGGGCCTGGGCCTCGGCGAGGGTGGTGGGCGGGGTGGCGACGGACACCAGCAGCTGGTCGAAGCCGAGGGCCACCACCCGTATGCCGAACCGGGCCTCCCAGGAGCGCAGCACCGCGGACATCCGGGCCGTGTCACCCTCGTGGTTCGCCGGGCCCGTCCAGCCGATCACCGTGGGGATGTCGGCGCTGCGGCGGGCCGGGACGAGGGCGAGGCGGGGGTCCTTGAGCGGGTCGCCGGCGTCGAGGAGGGAGTCCACGACGCCGGCGGCGACGGATTCGGGGTCCGTGCCGGTGCCGGTGTTGGCGTCGGTGCGGGGGGTGTTGGCCAGGCCCGGCCAGTCCGCGTCATCCTCCGCGCACTCGTCCCAGAAGTCCTCCAGGACCTCCTCTGCCTCGTGATCACCCGGATACGACATCTCCGCGGGCATCAACTGCCAAAGCTCCGGCGAGCCGTGACCCGCGCCGACATCGAGCACGACGGGGAGCAGTCCGGCCGCCGGTGCCGTACCACTGAGCGCGGCCCAGTCGCCGGGAGCCGCCGGGCCGTCCGCCAGCCACAGCAGCGGCTCGTGCCACGAGCAGTCGTCGGTCGCGTCGACCAGCCCGCCGGGCGGGAGGTGCAGGCCGAGGGACGCGAGCCTCGGCAGCGGGTTCGGAAGTGTCGCCATGTCCGTGACTGTAGAGGCAGCCACTGACAACGGCCGGACCCGGAACGGACCCGCTCACCTGGTCTCGGTGAACGCCTGCCAGGCAGTGGGGGAGACAGTGAGGGTGGGGGCGGTTTCGGCGGTTTTGGAGTCACGGATGTGGATGGCGTGGGGGGAGGCGGCGACCTCGACGCACTGGCCGCCCTCGCTGCCGCTGTAGCTCGACTTGAACCACTTGAGTGCGCTGCTCATTTGACTCCTAGCAGACGGTCGAGCAGGCACTTCGACTCCTGTGGAGTCATGGCCTGTGACCGCAGCATCGCATACTTGCGCGCAAGGATGGACACCTCGTCGGGGTGAGCGACCCACTGGCTGCCGCGCGGGCCTTCGGTGTAGGCGAGGAGGTGGTGATCGGGCGTCTCCAAGAGTGTGAAGGGGCCGTCCAGGGTCACCGTCCCCGCCACGAGCGCGACACGCAGCGCCCGGGTGGGAACCCGCACCTGCTCACCGGGATCCGTCGGCAGCAACTCCCGTTCCACCAGGGCCACTTCCGCCACGGCGGCCGTATTCCGGCCCCTGCCCCAGACCTCGGCGGCGACCTCCTGCAGCGCCAGCAGCCGGGTCGGATCCTCGCCTCCGATCCGGGCCAGCGCCTCCACGGCCTCCCGCGGCGGCAGCGAACGGGCGCCCAGATACCGCTCCCACGACTTGGGGCTGTACCCCGTCCTGGCCGCCAGCTGCCTGAGGCTCAGTCCGCTGTGGTCCTTCAGCCGGCGTAAGCGCACCACCAACTGCCGCACGGGCGGGTCCAGTTCAGCGGGCAGCGCTCTCCAACGCGACATGTTTCCCCCACACGCGTTCATGGCCGGTGGCCGTGGTCAGTGGCCGCCGCACCCCCGCCGCATTGTGCATCAGGCGTTCACGGTTCGCACACAAACGTGGTTCGCGCACCGATAGGAAACCAGCCACCGCCCGCCACGGCCGTCCCGTCGCACCGTCCCACCGGACGGCATCCCCGCAGGCCGGCGCCGGGGCGTCCCACCGCACCGTCACTTTCGGGGCAACTCTGGCCGCCCGGCGCGCCCGCCCCGCACTCTCTTCTCGCCACCACCAACGACCCGAGAGGGACACGTATGCGATCGAACGCCTTGGCCAGGACCCTGGTCAGCGCCGCCGCAGTGATCGGACTCGCCGCCGGCGGCCTGGCCACCACGGGCACCAGCTTCGCCGCGTCCGCGCCGGGCGCCGGCGCCCGGTCCGCGTCCATCCTCGCGACGCAGAACTTCGGCCTGAGCAGCCGGCAGGCCAAGAACATGCAGTGCTTCCTGAGGACCGCTCCGGCGAGCTACACCGGCGCCATCGACGGACAGCTGGGCACCAACAGCTGGAAGGCGTTCCAGCGCTGGCTGAGGGAGTACTGGGACTACAACGACTCCATCGACGGGGACCCCGGCCCCAACACGATCAGGGCGCTGCAGCGCGAGCTGGCCTTCGGCTGGGGGTACACCGGCGCCATCGACGGGATCGCCGGATCGGGGACCAAGGCCGCGTTCAAGCGGCTCGCCAACGACAACAGCGTCTTCTACCCCTGCTAGTGCTACGACAAGCAACGTTCGCCCCGTCGCGACGCCCGGCACGCTCCCCCACTGCCTCCGGTAGCCGGCCTCGGGCAGCTCACCCCTGACAGCCGCCCGATGCCGACGGCCCGCCCTCCCCGTAAGGAGAGGACGGGCCGCCGTGCGTCGTACCGCCCAGCGGATCAGAGCCGCTCGGGCGTCCGGATGCCCAGCAGGGCCATGCCCCGGTGCAGGGTGCGGGCCGTCATGTCGCACAGGAACAGACGGTTCTCGACCTGCGCCGGGGTGTCCGCCTTCAGGACCGGGCACTTGTCGTAGAACGACGTGTACAGCGACGCCAGCTGGTACAGATACGCGGCCAGCCTGTGCGGGGCGTACTCCGCGGACGCCTCGAAGACCGTGTCGCCGAACGCGTCCAGGTGCAGACCCAACGCCCGCTCCGCCGGGGCGAGTTCGAGCTCGGGATGCGCGACCGGCGGCGTCTCGCCCGCCTTGCGCAGGATCGACTGGATCCGGGCGTACGCGTACTGCAGGTACACGCTCGTGTCGCCGTTCAACGACACCATCTGGTCCAGGTCGAACTTGTAGTCCCGGTTGGGCGACGTCGACAGGTCCGCGTACTTCACGGCACCGATGCCGACCTGCGCGGCCCGCTCCTGGATCTCGTCCTCGGTGAGATCCTGCGCCTTCTCCCGTACGACCCCGGCGGCCCGCTGCACCGCCTCGTCCAGCAGATCCTCCAGCCGTACGGTCTCGCCCTCACGCGTCTTGAACGGCTTGCCGTCCGCGCCGAGCACCGTGCCGTAGCCCATGTTGTGCGCGGTGACGCCGTCGCGCAGCCAGCCCGCCCGCCGGGCCGTCTCGAAGACCATCCGGAAGTGCAGGGACTGGCGTACGTCCACGACGTACAGCAGCGTCGACGCGTGCAGGTCGAAGACACGGTTGCGGATCGCGGTCAGGTCGGAGGCCGCGTAGCCGAAGCCGCCGTCCGCCTTCTGCACGATCAGCGGAACCGGCTGGTCGTCCTTGCCGCGGATCTCGTCGAAGAAGACGACCAGCGCACCCTCGGAGCGCACCGCGACACCCATCTCCTCCAGGAGGCGGACGGTCTCGGGCATGCCCTCGTTGTACGCGGACTCGCCGACGATCTCCTCGTCGCGGATCTCCATGTCCAGCTTCTCGAAGACCGAGTAGAAGTAGACCTTCGACTCGTCCACGAACTGCTGCCACAGTTCGAGCGTCTCCTTGTCACCGGACTGCAGGGCGACGACCCGCCCCC
Coding sequences:
- a CDS encoding FAD-binding oxidoreductase, with protein sequence MTTTHHTPDLFALSEIRGPVLRPGDDAYVSEVTGFNLAAIHRPDIVVGARGTDDIVTAMRWAAATDTPVAVQATGHGANFPIDGGLLISTTRLTDVTIDPAERTATVAAGARWRHVLEAAAPHGLAPLNGSSSDAGVVGYTLGGGLPILGRAYGYAADRVRSFQVVTPDATLRTATADTEPDLFWALRGGKGNVGVVTELTFDLLPLTTVLGGGLYFSGEHAEAVLRTWADWTTTLPTEMCSAYTLLRLPPLPEIPEPLRGGFWARVALAWTGDPQEGEHLLAPLREAAPVILDTVEVMPYAAMDRIYLDPRDPLPAREACTLLRALPPGALTTFLNQAGPAVPGLPLLLVELRHMGGELSRPAGIEDAICARDASYILETVGVLPDAEFAAAVESATTALHTAMAPHSTGHTMVNLHGTPGNEKDRARAWTDEVYTRLSHTKATYDPGNLLRYGHTVTPQRA
- the hemB gene encoding porphobilinogen synthase, which translates into the protein MTTYGSFPGTRPRRLRTTPVMRRMVAETRLHPADFILPAFVREGVSEPVPIAAMPGVVQHTRDTLKKAAAEAVAAGISGIMLFGVPEEEKKDALGTPGTDPDGILQVAIRDVRAEVGDDLLVMSDLCLDETTDHGHCGVLDAEGRVDNDATLERYAEMAQVQADAGAHVVGPSGMMDGQIGVVRDALDQIGREDVAVLAYTAKYASAFYGPFREAVGSSLKGDRKTYQQDPANVRESLRELALDLEEGADMVMVKPAGPYLDVLARVADAVDVPVAAYQISGEYSMVEAAAEKGWIDRDRAILETLTGIRRAGAQNILTYWAVEAAQKLQR
- a CDS encoding PLP-dependent aminotransferase family protein translates to MTVAPAPAPVPSLAARASSIGGSPVRDILAVTARPEVINFAGGLPAPELFDAEGIARAYRAVLAESSAQALQYSTTEGEPALRAALAARTSARGLPTNPDDLLVTTGSQQALSLLATALLEPGDVVLVESPCYLAALQVFAFAGARVVAVPGDGDGVDPGALEELVVRERPKLLYTVPTFQNPTGRTMPAGRRAAVASVAARRGLWIIEDDPYGELRFEGERVPWIASYEEAADRTVLLGSFSKVMAPGLRLGWLRAPGELRRACVVAKQAADLHTPTVNQLAATRYLADSDLDAHVARVAGVYGERRDAMLAGLATALPEGSAWDRPEGGMFLWARLPESYDTTALLPRVVRHDVAYVPGAPFYAGDPDRSTLRLCFVTQTPEEIREGLRRLGEGLRERLR
- a CDS encoding arylamine N-acetyltransferase: MSDTAEFDLDAYLGRIGWGGERRAGAATLRGVHLAHMRGIPFENLDALRRTAPSLDPADLTAKLVHSRRGGYCYEQNTLFAGALEALGFGVTRLAARVVVGADRIESRPRTHMTLLVEAPGDPQPYLADVGFGAIGALLEPVPLTAGPEFRDAERRHRLVHVPHRGPSEMWVLEAYDRVKGDWARQYAFTLEPFEKPDFDVINWHIATNPRSPFTQRLYVESVTAERHLLLHGPLLTETRADGTVRERELADETEVRRLLDVEFGIEAPTGMTLLV
- a CDS encoding DUF4253 domain-containing protein, which produces MATLPNPLPRLASLGLHLPPGGLVDATDDCSWHEPLLWLADGPAAPGDWAALSGTAPAAGLLPVVLDVGAGHGSPELWQLMPAEMSYPGDHEAEEVLEDFWDECAEDDADWPGLANTPRTDANTGTGTDPESVAAGVVDSLLDAGDPLKDPRLALVPARRSADIPTVIGWTGPANHEGDTARMSAVLRSWEARFGIRVVALGFDQLLVSVATPPTTLAEAQALAAEHFAFCPDNIWQGGDPTLTAYAEHQLLNQPAWHFWWD
- a CDS encoding DUF397 domain-containing protein, translating into MSSALKWFKSSYSGSEGGQCVEVAASPHAIHIRDSKTAETAPTLTVSPTAWQAFTETR
- a CDS encoding Scr1 family TA system antitoxin-like transcriptional regulator; amino-acid sequence: MSRWRALPAELDPPVRQLVVRLRRLKDHSGLSLRQLAARTGYSPKSWERYLGARSLPPREAVEALARIGGEDPTRLLALQEVAAEVWGRGRNTAAVAEVALVERELLPTDPGEQVRVPTRALRVALVAGTVTLDGPFTLLETPDHHLLAYTEGPRGSQWVAHPDEVSILARKYAMLRSQAMTPQESKCLLDRLLGVK
- a CDS encoding peptidoglycan-binding domain-containing protein; translated protein: MRSNALARTLVSAAAVIGLAAGGLATTGTSFAASAPGAGARSASILATQNFGLSSRQAKNMQCFLRTAPASYTGAIDGQLGTNSWKAFQRWLREYWDYNDSIDGDPGPNTIRALQRELAFGWGYTGAIDGIAGSGTKAAFKRLANDNSVFYPC
- the argS gene encoding arginine--tRNA ligase; translated protein: MTSVASLTDLVNQRLADALTSALPEADGVDPLLRRSDRADFQANGVLALAKKAKANPRELATQVVGGIVTGDVVQDVEVSGPGFLNITIADRAITENLAARYADGERLGVPLKENAGITVVDYAQPNVAKEMHVGHLRSAVIGDALRGMLDFTGEQTIGRHHIGDWGTQFGMLIQYLFENPGELAPAADVDGEQAMSNLNRVYKASRAVFDSDEEFKERARGRVVALQSGDKETLELWQQFVDESKVYFYSVFEKLDMEIRDEEIVGESAYNEGMPETVRLLEEMGVAVRSEGALVVFFDEIRGKDDQPVPLIVQKADGGFGYAASDLTAIRNRVFDLHASTLLYVVDVRQSLHFRMVFETARRAGWLRDGVTAHNMGYGTVLGADGKPFKTREGETVRLEDLLDEAVQRAAGVVREKAQDLTEDEIQERAAQVGIGAVKYADLSTSPNRDYKFDLDQMVSLNGDTSVYLQYAYARIQSILRKAGETPPVAHPELELAPAERALGLHLDAFGDTVFEASAEYAPHRLAAYLYQLASLYTSFYDKCPVLKADTPAQVENRLFLCDMTARTLHRGMALLGIRTPERL